The Streptomyces europaeiscabiei genome window below encodes:
- a CDS encoding DinB family protein encodes MIDDFAKDYLHSDLREIRKTMLWKLDGLGEYDIRRPLTSTGTNLLGLVKHLSIWEARYFGEVFNRPFPELLPRWDDAGERGADLWATEHETREEITDRYRRVWEHSDATITALAIDSPGHVPWWPRPNVKLFNILVHMLTETSRHAGHADILREQIDGSTGTSAQYATPRHDAAFLKAQRAKIERAAKAFVTELGQER; translated from the coding sequence ATGATCGATGATTTCGCGAAAGACTACCTGCACAGCGATCTGCGAGAGATACGCAAGACGATGCTCTGGAAGCTCGACGGGCTCGGCGAGTATGACATCCGCCGGCCTCTGACTTCGACGGGCACCAACCTTCTCGGCCTGGTCAAGCACCTGTCGATCTGGGAGGCCAGGTACTTCGGCGAGGTCTTCAACCGACCGTTCCCCGAGCTTCTGCCCCGGTGGGACGACGCCGGGGAGCGCGGCGCCGACCTGTGGGCGACCGAGCACGAGACGCGCGAGGAGATCACCGACCGCTACCGTCGCGTCTGGGAGCACTCAGACGCGACGATCACCGCCCTCGCCATCGACTCCCCTGGCCACGTGCCCTGGTGGCCCCGCCCCAACGTGAAGCTGTTCAACATCCTGGTCCACATGCTCACCGAGACCAGCCGGCACGCAGGACACGCCGACATCCTGCGCGAACAGATCGACGGCTCGACGGGGACGTCAGCCCAGTACGCGACTCCGCGGCACGACGCGGCCTTCCTGAAAGCCCAGCGCGCGAAGATCGAACGAGCCGCTAAAGCCTTCGTCACTGAACTCGGCCAGGAACGCTAG
- a CDS encoding tyrosine-type recombinase/integrase, whose amino-acid sequence MLVHYLAERSAVLDYGSLVNHAQMLADLFWGDLQRHHPTNSSLNLPDEVAQAWKQRVRVLPDGRPRLTAHAVFLAVRSFYLDLSQWSMEDPARWAAWAAPCPISEADIRGYIKETRHRRARMQQRTRTLVPVLPQLVRAAEARLQRATLLLRAARSAKPGEDFTVEGSQYRRTGRDGSHWRPTALFLAPVGEPGPRFDAECEENNAFWTWASIEVLRRTGARIEELLELTHLSLRQYQAPTGETVPLLQISPSKTDRERVISADPDLVAVLARVIRRIKGTGERVPLLTRYDGYERVFGPPMPHLFQCPSQHRLQVISPNRIREFLTELALRAGIVDVDGTPLRFTPHDFRRIFSTETVNGGLPIHIAAKLLGHLDLNTTQAYVAVYPEEVIRRYRQFVDQRRTHRPSEEYREPSDTEWQDFRDHFSLRKVALGTCDRPYGTPCQHENACVRCPMLRLDLAQEPRLLEIEANNRERLQEAHRMQWLGEVAGLQESLRHIAEKKKQADRLRWHAEHGEGGTGALS is encoded by the coding sequence GTGCTCGTCCACTACCTCGCCGAGCGATCCGCCGTCCTGGACTACGGCTCCCTGGTCAACCACGCCCAGATGCTGGCCGACCTGTTCTGGGGCGACCTGCAACGCCACCACCCCACGAATTCCTCGCTCAACCTGCCCGACGAGGTCGCCCAGGCATGGAAGCAACGCGTCCGGGTCCTGCCGGACGGGCGACCGCGCCTCACCGCCCACGCTGTGTTCCTGGCCGTCCGCTCCTTCTACCTGGACCTCTCGCAGTGGTCGATGGAGGACCCTGCCCGCTGGGCGGCCTGGGCGGCACCCTGCCCGATCAGCGAGGCCGACATCCGCGGCTACATCAAGGAGACCCGCCACCGGCGGGCGCGGATGCAGCAGCGCACCCGCACCCTGGTCCCCGTCCTGCCGCAGCTCGTCCGCGCTGCCGAGGCCCGGCTGCAACGTGCCACGCTGCTGCTGCGGGCAGCCCGCTCCGCGAAGCCTGGTGAGGATTTCACCGTTGAGGGCTCGCAGTATCGACGCACCGGCAGGGACGGCAGCCATTGGCGTCCCACCGCGCTGTTCCTCGCCCCCGTCGGTGAACCGGGGCCGCGGTTCGATGCCGAATGCGAGGAGAACAACGCGTTCTGGACCTGGGCGAGCATCGAGGTTCTGCGACGCACCGGGGCCAGGATCGAGGAACTGCTGGAGCTCACCCACCTGAGTCTGCGTCAGTACCAGGCGCCGACTGGGGAGACAGTGCCGCTGTTGCAGATCAGCCCGTCCAAGACCGACCGTGAGCGCGTCATCTCCGCCGACCCGGACCTGGTCGCGGTGCTCGCCCGGGTCATTCGCCGCATCAAGGGCACCGGCGAGCGAGTGCCGCTGCTGACCCGGTACGACGGCTACGAGCGGGTCTTCGGCCCACCGATGCCGCACCTGTTCCAATGTCCTTCCCAGCACCGGCTGCAGGTCATCTCCCCCAACCGGATCCGCGAGTTCCTCACCGAGCTCGCGCTGCGGGCCGGCATCGTCGATGTCGACGGGACACCGCTGAGGTTCACGCCGCACGACTTCCGCAGAATCTTCTCGACAGAGACCGTCAACGGCGGCCTGCCGATCCACATTGCCGCGAAGCTTCTTGGCCATCTTGATCTCAACACCACTCAGGCTTACGTCGCTGTTTATCCCGAGGAAGTGATCCGCCGCTACCGGCAGTTCGTCGACCAGCGCCGAACGCACCGTCCCAGCGAGGAGTACCGCGAGCCCAGCGACACCGAGTGGCAGGACTTCCGTGACCACTTCAGCCTGCGCAAGGTCGCGCTCGGCACCTGCGACCGGCCCTACGGGACCCCTTGCCAGCATGAAAACGCCTGTGTCAGGTGCCCCATGCTCCGGCTGGACCTGGCCCAGGAGCCCCGGCTGCTGGAGATCGAGGCCAACAACCGCGAACGGCTCCAAGAGGCCCATCGGATGCAGTGGCTGGGCGAGGTCGCCGGACTGCAGGAGAGCCTGCGGCACATCGCCGAGAAGAAGAAGCAGGCCGACCGCCTGCGCTGGCATGCCGAACACGGAGAGGGAGGAACCGGTGCTCTCAGCTGA
- a CDS encoding IS5 family transposase gives MSERKPYPSDLSDARWALIKPTLTAWRKARLDRRPTGQPAKVDLRDVLNAILYVNRTGIPWKYLPHDFPNHGTVYAYYAAWRDEGIFAQLNYDLTGLARVKEGRKPEPTASVIDTQSVKTSTNMPVTSQGTDAAKKIMGRKRGILTDTIGLILAVTVTAAGLSENALGIRLLDQAKEMYPTISKSWVDTGFKNAVVEHGATLGIDVEVVNRNPESRGFQVVKRRWVVERSIGWIMMHRRLARDYETLTASSKTMIHIASIDNLARRITDETTPTWRGTY, from the coding sequence GTGAGCGAGCGCAAGCCGTACCCCAGCGACCTGTCCGACGCCCGATGGGCCCTGATCAAGCCGACGTTGACGGCCTGGAGGAAGGCCCGACTCGACCGCAGACCAACCGGACAGCCGGCCAAGGTCGATTTACGGGACGTCCTCAACGCCATCCTCTACGTGAACCGCACCGGAATTCCCTGGAAATACCTCCCGCACGACTTCCCGAACCACGGCACCGTTTACGCCTACTACGCCGCCTGGCGCGACGAAGGAATCTTCGCCCAGCTCAACTACGACCTGACCGGACTGGCGCGAGTAAAAGAGGGGCGCAAGCCCGAGCCGACCGCATCCGTGATCGACACGCAGAGCGTGAAGACTTCCACCAACATGCCCGTGACCAGCCAGGGAACGGACGCCGCGAAGAAGATCATGGGCCGAAAGCGGGGCATCCTCACCGACACGATCGGACTCATCCTCGCCGTGACCGTCACCGCCGCCGGCCTCTCGGAGAACGCCCTGGGAATCCGCCTCCTCGACCAGGCGAAGGAGATGTACCCGACCATCTCGAAGAGCTGGGTCGACACCGGCTTCAAGAATGCCGTCGTCGAGCACGGCGCCACCCTCGGAATCGACGTCGAAGTCGTCAACCGGAATCCGGAGAGCCGCGGCTTTCAGGTCGTGAAAAGGCGCTGGGTGGTGGAGCGGAGTATCGGCTGGATCATGATGCACCGCCGCCTCGCCCGCGACTACGAGACCCTCACCGCCAGCTCCAAGACCATGATCCACATCGCCTCGATCGACAACCTCGCCAGGCGCATAACGGACGAGACGACACCCACCTGGCGAGGAACGTACTAG
- a CDS encoding SDR family oxidoreductase codes for MGTLTGKTALVTGASRGIGRAIARRLAREGALTAVHYGSNEQAAQHTLKLITQDGGQAFAVHAELGVPGDIETLYTHMEDTLARQHKGPELDILVNNAAISGSARIHDVTPELFDRLFAVNTRSPLFLVQRGLKNLRDGGRIINISSAATRIAYPESLIYSMTKGALNTLTLALAKELGPRNITVNTINPGYIETDMNKHKRQTPQTAAHLATHSTHNRIGQPDDIADITAFLASDASRWITGQHLDASGGTHL; via the coding sequence ATGGGAACACTGACCGGGAAGACGGCACTGGTCACCGGAGCCAGCCGCGGGATCGGCCGGGCCATCGCCCGCCGGCTGGCCCGCGAAGGAGCCCTGACCGCCGTGCACTACGGCAGCAACGAACAAGCCGCACAGCACACCCTGAAACTCATCACCCAGGACGGCGGACAAGCCTTCGCCGTCCACGCCGAACTCGGCGTGCCCGGCGACATCGAAACCCTCTACACCCACATGGAAGACACCCTCGCCAGACAGCACAAAGGACCCGAACTAGACATCCTCGTCAACAACGCGGCCATCAGCGGATCCGCCCGCATCCACGACGTCACCCCCGAACTCTTCGACCGCCTCTTCGCCGTCAACACCAGATCCCCCCTCTTCCTCGTCCAACGAGGCCTGAAAAACCTCCGCGACGGCGGCCGCATCATCAACATCTCCTCCGCAGCCACCCGCATCGCCTACCCCGAATCCCTCATCTACTCCATGACCAAAGGAGCCCTCAACACCCTCACCCTCGCCCTCGCCAAAGAACTCGGCCCCCGCAACATCACCGTCAACACCATCAACCCCGGATACATCGAAACCGACATGAACAAACACAAACGACAAACCCCCCAAACCGCCGCCCACCTCGCCACCCACTCCACCCACAACCGCATCGGCCAACCCGACGACATCGCCGACATCACCGCCTTCCTCGCCTCCGACGCATCCCGCTGGATCACCGGCCAACACCTCGACGCCAGCGGCGGCACCCACCTCTGA
- a CDS encoding ScbR family autoregulator-binding transcription factor: MAKQDRAIRTRRTILLAAAKVFEDHGYQAATISQILTTAGVTKGALYFHFRSKEELALGVLDAQDSQFTVPHRPGKLQELVDVVMLHSHRLQTDPMVRASVRLAMDQMATGLDRTGPFLRWSSLVRELLEKAQTQGELLPHVEPARTADVIVGSFAGIQSMSQAISDYQDLMTRASELLRHLLPSLAQPSTIASLHLSTTRGATVYHEATRLLKEQPTQQHNQTPAPAPAPAPATAAAAAAATAAATAD, translated from the coding sequence ATGGCCAAGCAGGACCGAGCCATCCGCACACGCCGGACCATTCTCCTGGCAGCAGCCAAAGTCTTCGAGGACCACGGATACCAGGCCGCGACCATCTCCCAGATCCTCACCACAGCCGGAGTGACCAAAGGAGCCCTGTACTTCCACTTCAGGTCCAAAGAGGAACTGGCACTGGGCGTCCTCGACGCACAGGACAGCCAGTTCACCGTCCCCCACCGGCCCGGCAAACTCCAGGAACTCGTAGACGTCGTCATGCTGCACTCCCACCGGCTGCAGACCGACCCCATGGTCCGCGCCAGCGTGCGCCTGGCCATGGACCAGATGGCCACCGGCCTGGACCGCACCGGCCCCTTCCTGCGCTGGAGCTCCCTCGTACGGGAACTCCTGGAAAAAGCCCAGACCCAGGGCGAACTCCTGCCCCACGTCGAACCCGCCCGGACCGCAGACGTGATCGTCGGCTCCTTCGCCGGCATCCAATCCATGTCCCAGGCCATCAGCGACTACCAAGACCTCATGACACGCGCCAGCGAACTCCTACGCCACCTCCTGCCCAGCCTCGCCCAACCCTCCACCATCGCCTCACTCCACCTCTCCACCACCCGCGGAGCAACCGTCTACCACGAAGCCACCCGACTCCTCAAAGAACAACCCACACAACAGCACAACCAGACACCAGCACCAGCACCAGCACCAGCACCAGCAACGGCAGCGGCGGCAGCGGCAGCAACGGCGGCAGCAACGGCGGACTGA
- a CDS encoding ScbA/BarX family gamma-butyrolactone biosynthesis protein, which produces MSAITFRTERAIPSTSPTASDTPAPAGTGVMRYPSLTTTVPKEFVHRASVAEVMLTDWERTGQARFTVSAQWPRGHSFFTPLEGCHDPLIAAETVRQAGALLAHAEFGVPLGHHFLMWDLAVDVRPEHLLVGGAPASLELDISCPQIKRRGRSLAGLRYEAAIRRDGRPVATAGASFSCMSPAVYRRVRAHRPPAGECARPLLTAPVAPQSVGRMSPMDVVLSPLTEKHRWQLRVDSRHPVLFDHPVDHVPGMVLMEAARQATATVLGRPFVPQSLTASFQRYAELDTPCIIEAHPAPATSPGPGPGPGRSVLVSGHQDGQSVFRCTVTAAPPTP; this is translated from the coding sequence ATGTCTGCGATCACGTTCCGCACAGAACGCGCGATACCCAGCACTTCGCCCACCGCTTCGGACACCCCGGCACCGGCCGGGACCGGCGTCATGCGCTACCCGTCCCTGACCACCACGGTCCCCAAGGAGTTCGTCCACCGCGCCAGCGTCGCCGAGGTCATGCTCACCGACTGGGAACGCACCGGGCAGGCCCGCTTCACGGTGAGCGCCCAGTGGCCCCGCGGGCACAGCTTCTTCACCCCCCTCGAAGGCTGCCACGACCCGCTCATCGCGGCCGAGACCGTCCGCCAGGCCGGCGCACTCCTGGCACATGCCGAATTCGGTGTCCCGCTCGGCCACCACTTCCTGATGTGGGACCTCGCCGTCGACGTGCGCCCCGAACACCTCCTCGTCGGCGGCGCGCCCGCCTCCCTGGAACTGGACATCAGCTGCCCGCAGATCAAGCGGCGCGGCCGCAGCCTGGCAGGCCTGCGCTACGAGGCCGCGATCCGGCGCGACGGCCGGCCCGTCGCCACCGCCGGCGCCTCCTTCTCCTGCATGTCCCCGGCCGTCTACCGCCGCGTGCGCGCCCACCGCCCGCCCGCCGGCGAGTGCGCCAGACCCCTGCTCACCGCCCCGGTCGCACCGCAGAGCGTCGGACGGATGTCCCCCATGGACGTCGTGCTCTCCCCCCTCACCGAAAAACACCGCTGGCAGCTGAGGGTCGACAGCCGCCACCCCGTGCTCTTCGACCACCCGGTCGACCACGTGCCCGGCATGGTGCTCATGGAGGCCGCCCGCCAGGCCACGGCCACCGTCCTGGGCCGCCCCTTCGTCCCCCAGTCCCTCACCGCCAGCTTCCAGCGCTACGCCGAACTCGACACACCCTGCATCATCGAGGCACACCCCGCCCCCGCCACCTCCCCCGGCCCCGGCCCCGGCCCCGGCAGGTCCGTACTGGTCAGCGGCCACCAGGACGGCCAGAGCGTGTTCCGGTGCACGGTGACCGCAGCACCGCCCACCCCCTGA
- a CDS encoding ScbR family autoregulator-binding transcription factor, with translation MVKQERALRTREALIKSAAVVFDRDGFSVASLTVISRQAGVSNGALHFHFATKAALAGAVEDAAAHRLGRITLREEEAAGSALQLLVDATHDLARGLHDDVVLRTGFELSGDHVYVAKRDLRHQWRQWVEKTLRRADAEGALHETMTPEDAVITLVAATTGLEVLGAQDPVWLSCRTLTRFWQLLLPRLASASALGRLTAEGHGATAARDH, from the coding sequence ATGGTCAAACAGGAACGCGCGCTGCGCACGCGCGAGGCACTGATCAAGTCTGCCGCGGTCGTCTTCGACCGGGACGGTTTCAGCGTGGCCTCGCTCACCGTGATCAGCCGTCAGGCCGGTGTGAGCAACGGGGCGCTGCACTTCCACTTCGCCACCAAGGCCGCCCTGGCGGGCGCGGTCGAGGACGCGGCCGCGCACCGGCTCGGCCGGATCACCCTGCGGGAGGAAGAGGCGGCGGGCAGTGCCCTGCAGCTGCTGGTGGACGCCACTCACGACCTGGCGCGCGGGCTCCATGACGATGTGGTCCTGCGGACCGGGTTCGAGCTGAGCGGCGATCACGTCTACGTGGCGAAGCGGGATCTGAGGCACCAGTGGCGTCAGTGGGTCGAGAAAACGCTCCGGCGCGCCGACGCGGAAGGGGCCCTGCACGAGACGATGACGCCGGAGGACGCGGTGATCACCCTCGTGGCGGCGACCACGGGCCTGGAGGTGCTGGGGGCGCAGGATCCCGTATGGCTCTCGTGCCGGACCCTCACCCGGTTCTGGCAGCTGCTGCTGCCACGGCTCGCCTCCGCGTCGGCGCTCGGACGGCTCACCGCGGAAGGACACGGCGCCACGGCCGCGCGGGATCACTGA
- the epsC gene encoding serine O-acetyltransferase EpsC has translation MSRSASRITPTLLELIREDLQAVLERDPSCPGRGQALLHAGWQGLALHRLAHRLHRHGHRFSAAALTRLARLLTGMEIHAGACIGRRAFIDHGFGVVIGETAVVGDDVTLYHGVTLGSRGWLHDSGPGRRRHPVIGDRVMIGTGASVLGPVTVGDDCRITAHGLVLRTLPAPTTHNPTHNPALSPTLSPAPHCTHHRPPHTGGPAPGHPAPEPAAEER, from the coding sequence ATGAGCCGCTCCGCCTCCCGGATCACCCCCACACTGCTGGAGCTGATCAGGGAGGACCTGCAGGCGGTCCTCGAGCGCGACCCGTCCTGCCCGGGCCGGGGCCAGGCGCTGCTGCACGCCGGCTGGCAGGGCCTGGCCCTGCACCGCCTCGCACACCGCCTCCACCGGCACGGACACCGCTTCAGCGCCGCGGCCCTGACCCGGCTGGCACGCCTGCTGACCGGCATGGAGATCCACGCCGGAGCGTGTATCGGCCGGCGCGCGTTCATCGACCACGGATTCGGCGTCGTCATCGGCGAAACAGCCGTCGTCGGTGACGACGTGACGCTGTATCACGGCGTCACGCTCGGTTCCAGGGGCTGGCTGCACGACAGCGGCCCCGGCCGGCGCCGTCACCCGGTCATCGGCGACCGGGTGATGATCGGCACCGGCGCGTCCGTCCTGGGACCGGTCACCGTCGGCGACGACTGCCGGATCACCGCCCACGGCCTCGTCCTGCGCACCCTGCCGGCCCCCACCACCCACAACCCCACCCACAACCCCGCCCTCAGCCCCACCCTCAGCCCCGCGCCACACTGCACGCACCACCGGCCACCGCACACCGGCGGCCCGGCCCCAGGACACCCGGCCCCCGAACCCGCCGCAGAAGAACGGTGA
- a CDS encoding isopenicillin N synthase family dioxygenase: protein MIKEIDLGRPQGRLHLRGALHDGVFLVRNTVAESLLDEAYGFLSAFFALTPEQKRTCRVPGSNGQSGYTPPLAEHAEKGPVADFKELFHWGAALPAGHPLRVRYPARYPDPYFPDHLVPGIGSALRELHTRMLRFQHEVVEALAGALGVHPDYFSDMLQDGPAVNRAAWYPPMQQAPSQQHVWAAQHQDFDLITTLPRASAAGLQVQLDGEWLAVQAPPGYAVVNVGMVLERLTGGLARAAVHRVVAPPGARQGRLSIVQFCHPAPWTALTPLRLPGTEDSPQRFATLTADELFQRTMYRIGRLGPAGAAAPAR, encoded by the coding sequence ATGATCAAGGAAATCGACCTGGGACGGCCCCAGGGCCGCCTCCACCTGCGCGGCGCACTGCACGACGGGGTCTTCCTCGTCCGCAACACCGTCGCGGAGTCCCTGCTGGACGAGGCGTACGGATTCCTGTCCGCCTTCTTCGCCCTGACGCCCGAGCAGAAGAGGACCTGCCGGGTGCCGGGCAGCAACGGCCAGTCCGGCTACACCCCGCCGCTGGCCGAACACGCCGAGAAAGGCCCGGTGGCGGACTTCAAGGAGCTCTTCCACTGGGGGGCCGCGCTGCCCGCCGGGCACCCGCTGCGCGTGCGCTACCCCGCCCGCTACCCCGACCCCTACTTCCCCGACCACCTGGTGCCCGGCATCGGCTCGGCACTGCGTGAACTGCACACCCGCATGCTGCGCTTCCAGCACGAGGTGGTGGAAGCCCTGGCCGGCGCGCTGGGCGTCCACCCCGACTACTTCAGCGACATGCTGCAGGACGGCCCCGCCGTCAACCGGGCCGCCTGGTACCCGCCGATGCAGCAGGCCCCCTCCCAGCAGCATGTGTGGGCGGCGCAGCACCAGGACTTCGACCTGATCACCACACTGCCCCGGGCCAGCGCGGCAGGCCTGCAGGTGCAGCTCGACGGTGAGTGGCTGGCCGTCCAGGCACCACCGGGGTATGCCGTCGTCAACGTGGGCATGGTCCTGGAACGGCTCACCGGCGGGCTGGCGCGCGCCGCCGTGCACCGGGTGGTGGCCCCGCCCGGTGCACGCCAGGGCCGCCTGTCCATCGTGCAGTTCTGCCACCCCGCACCCTGGACCGCCCTCACCCCGCTGCGGCTGCCGGGCACCGAGGACAGCCCGCAGCGGTTCGCCACCCTCACCGCGGACGAGCTGTTCCAGCGCACCATGTACCGGATCGGGCGGCTGGGCCCGGCGGGCGCCGCGGCGCCCGCCCGATGA
- a CDS encoding class I SAM-dependent methyltransferase, with translation MPQATETPRGYAAYRRTVAGSFSHWYRRRRDSWTGAGTSDAITRFAAEQAPAVTGRRPKVLDVGCGRGRQITALTEHLDADSTGLDLLDVWDAPPPARGLVRFCQGDFLDFTGARLDLVVDNGCLHHQRRADWQAWAAHGAGLLRTGGVLVVSVFLSPDGTVTELPLDDGRLNWWLTEEAVTGLYTGAGLTPKGRLVIDRDFSYRGHRLAYLALAFRKDRQPAPSRCEGDPT, from the coding sequence ATGCCGCAGGCCACTGAGACACCGCGCGGCTACGCCGCCTACCGCCGCACCGTCGCCGGCTCCTTCAGCCACTGGTACCGCCGCCGGCGCGACTCCTGGACCGGCGCCGGCACCAGCGACGCGATCACCCGCTTCGCCGCGGAACAGGCACCGGCCGTCACCGGCCGCCGCCCGAAGGTCCTGGACGTCGGCTGCGGCCGCGGCCGGCAGATCACGGCCCTGACCGAACACCTGGACGCCGACAGCACCGGCCTGGACCTGCTGGACGTCTGGGACGCACCTCCGCCCGCCCGGGGCCTGGTCCGTTTCTGCCAGGGCGACTTCCTGGACTTCACCGGCGCCCGGTTGGACCTCGTGGTGGACAACGGCTGTCTGCACCACCAGCGGCGCGCCGACTGGCAGGCCTGGGCCGCCCACGGCGCCGGCCTGCTGCGCACCGGCGGAGTCCTCGTCGTCAGCGTATTCCTCAGCCCCGACGGCACCGTCACCGAACTGCCCCTGGACGACGGCCGGCTCAACTGGTGGCTGACCGAAGAGGCCGTCACCGGCCTGTACACCGGCGCCGGGCTCACCCCGAAAGGCCGCCTGGTGATCGACCGTGACTTCTCCTACCGGGGCCACCGGCTGGCCTACCTGGCGCTGGCATTCCGCAAAGACCGGCAACCGGCCCCGTCCCGATGTGAAGGGGACCCGACATGA
- a CDS encoding pyridoxal-phosphate dependent enzyme has translation MTAAPPAAAPPAAAPVTTPPPAAAPVAGVPVAGVPVGYRYIGRALRARCPDRAALEAPFAPLERRAHLLLPRLASIRSALGATPLVAVPSRGGRGTVWLKAEAANLTGTVKARTAYALLCAAVARAGTPAVRLAEYSGGSLALALAEMCALLGLDVHLAVPYGSPERLTGALRRYGAQVTHAPRGTGFLGAMDEAARIAEREERHLLLQHCAPEAVAVHREQTGAEIVARLAREGIRPAVLAASVGSAGTLVGTAQALRWRWPGCRALAVFPAEAPYGDSRAPDGTRRMSGTGGLGHGLRQPLLAPYEDGFAFAGVSYPQALKAMGLLRRTQQIAVCSSAAGAWLSASRVIDEDLRGGHAVAVAAGRGTTEEWDHAAGH, from the coding sequence ATGACCGCCGCACCGCCGGCAGCCGCACCGCCGGCAGCCGCACCCGTGACCACCCCACCGCCGGCAGCCGCACCCGTGGCGGGGGTGCCGGTGGCGGGGGTGCCGGTGGGCTACCGGTACATCGGGCGGGCGCTGCGGGCCCGGTGTCCCGACCGCGCCGCGCTGGAAGCGCCGTTCGCGCCGCTGGAGCGCCGGGCCCACCTGCTGCTGCCCCGCCTGGCCTCGATCCGGTCCGCCCTGGGCGCCACGCCGCTGGTGGCGGTGCCCAGCCGGGGCGGGCGGGGCACGGTGTGGCTGAAGGCGGAGGCCGCCAACCTCACCGGCACCGTCAAGGCCCGTACCGCCTACGCGCTGCTGTGCGCGGCTGTTGCCCGGGCCGGCACCCCCGCGGTCCGCCTCGCCGAGTACTCCGGCGGCTCCCTGGCCCTGGCCCTGGCCGAGATGTGCGCGCTGCTCGGCCTCGATGTGCACCTGGCCGTGCCGTACGGCTCGCCCGAGCGCCTGACGGGCGCCCTGCGCCGGTACGGCGCACAGGTCACCCACGCGCCCCGGGGCACAGGATTCCTCGGAGCGATGGACGAGGCGGCGCGCATCGCCGAACGCGAGGAACGCCACCTGCTGCTGCAGCACTGCGCGCCCGAAGCGGTCGCCGTGCACCGCGAACAGACCGGCGCCGAGATCGTCGCCCGGCTCGCCCGGGAAGGGATACGGCCCGCCGTGCTGGCGGCCTCGGTGGGTTCCGCCGGCACTCTCGTCGGCACGGCACAGGCGTTGCGTTGGCGCTGGCCGGGCTGCCGCGCCCTGGCCGTGTTCCCCGCCGAGGCCCCCTACGGCGACAGCCGCGCACCGGACGGCACCCGCCGTATGAGCGGCACCGGGGGCCTGGGGCACGGCCTGCGGCAGCCGCTGCTGGCCCCCTACGAGGACGGCTTCGCCTTCGCCGGCGTCTCCTACCCGCAGGCGCTCAAGGCCATGGGCCTGCTGCGCCGCACCCAGCAGATCGCCGTCTGCAGCAGCGCGGCGGGCGCCTGGCTCAGCGCGTCCCGCGTCATCGACGAGGACCTGCGCGGCGGGCACGCCGTGGCCGTCGCCGCAGGCCGGGGAACCACGGAGGAATGGGACCATGCCGCAGGCCACTGA
- a CDS encoding formylglycine-generating enzyme family protein produces the protein MNLKDVASCAHFAEQADLADPALVHPSPGALPVLADRPGLARAVEDPSLALAERLAAGGMLALLGDPRITPVPAVCPVAAAAVRIGLPAEEVEYVTRYWAHRGVQESWIAKESPEHTVRISDFFIARYPVTNGEWRAFLADTGLTERPTTWYLGAYPWDRSNHPVAGIRAEHADAYARWLSKRTGHPWRLPTEAEWEYAAKGPDNRPYPWQGGFDPDACNTRETGVHTTTPVGAFPAGAAACGALDMGGNVEEFTADDYAPYPGGEAVADHLVESMGSYRIARGGGFARFGDLTRTRRRHGPFPGPLYPVGFRLASSERPS, from the coding sequence ATGAACCTCAAGGACGTCGCCTCCTGCGCGCACTTCGCCGAGCAGGCGGACCTCGCCGACCCCGCCCTGGTCCATCCCTCGCCCGGCGCCCTACCCGTCCTGGCCGACCGGCCGGGGCTGGCGAGGGCGGTGGAGGACCCGTCGCTGGCGCTGGCCGAACGGCTGGCCGCCGGGGGCATGCTGGCCCTGCTGGGCGACCCGCGCATCACCCCCGTCCCGGCGGTGTGCCCCGTGGCGGCCGCAGCAGTCCGTATCGGGCTGCCGGCCGAGGAGGTCGAATACGTCACCCGGTACTGGGCGCACCGCGGTGTGCAGGAGTCGTGGATCGCCAAGGAGAGCCCCGAACACACCGTGCGGATCAGTGATTTCTTCATCGCCCGCTACCCGGTGACCAACGGCGAGTGGCGTGCGTTCCTGGCCGACACCGGCCTCACCGAGCGTCCCACCACCTGGTATCTGGGCGCCTATCCCTGGGACCGCTCCAACCATCCCGTCGCCGGGATCCGCGCCGAGCACGCCGACGCGTACGCGCGGTGGCTGTCCAAGCGCACCGGCCACCCGTGGCGGCTGCCCACCGAGGCGGAATGGGAGTACGCGGCCAAGGGCCCCGACAACCGCCCCTACCCGTGGCAGGGCGGCTTCGATCCGGATGCCTGCAACACCCGCGAGACGGGGGTGCACACCACCACGCCCGTCGGCGCGTTCCCGGCCGGGGCCGCCGCGTGCGGCGCCCTGGACATGGGAGGCAACGTGGAGGAGTTCACCGCCGACGACTACGCGCCCTACCCCGGCGGCGAGGCGGTGGCCGATCACCTGGTGGAGTCGATGGGCAGCTACCGCATCGCCCGCGGCGGCGGCTTCGCCCGGTTCGGCGACCTCACCCGCACCCGCCGCCGGCACGGCCCCTTCCCCGGGCCCCTGTACCCGGTGGGGTTCCGGCTGGCCAGCAGCGAGCGCCCGTCATGA